The Deltaproteobacteria bacterium genomic interval CCAAGACCCCTGCCATGAAGCAGATGCTTGGCATCTTCGAGCGCCACCGGGCAAGTGTACTTGCCGTGCAGCGCGTGCCGATGAACCAAACACACCAGTACGGCATAGTAAAGGGCAAGAAGGTCGGCCCGGGGCTCTTTAGCGTCGAGGACCTTGTTGAAAAACCCAAGACCAACCCGCCCTCAAATCTCGCCATCATAGGGCGCTACATCCTCACGCCGGAGGTATTTGGCTGTCTTGAGACCACAAAACGCGGCTCGGGCGGAGAGATACAGCTTACCGACGGCATAAAAACACTTCTCAAAAAGCAGCCGGTCTTTGCCTTCGAATTCGAGGGCACGAGGTTCGACGCCGGAGACAAGCTCGGCTTTCTAAAGGCCACGGTAACACTTGGCACCGGCCACGACAACTTCGGCAAAGAGCTTAAAAAACACATCAAGACCCTGAAATTCTAAGTTCTTTGTGTTACAATTAGAAAAA includes:
- the galU gene encoding UTP--glucose-1-phosphate uridylyltransferase GalU; translated protein: MKIRKAVFPAAGLGTRFLPATKAIPKEMLPLVDKPLIQYSVEEAVDSGLDDIIIVTGMGKSAIEDHFDKSFELEYFLKKKNKLDNLKSLEKISQNIYYSYTRQKEPLGLGHAILCAKRLVGDEPFAAFLSDDVIISKTPAMKQMLGIFERHRASVLAVQRVPMNQTHQYGIVKGKKVGPGLFSVEDLVEKPKTNPPSNLAIIGRYILTPEVFGCLETTKRGSGGEIQLTDGIKTLLKKQPVFAFEFEGTRFDAGDKLGFLKATVTLGTGHDNFGKELKKHIKTLKF